From Chelatococcus sp. YT9, a single genomic window includes:
- a CDS encoding MFS transporter, whose amino-acid sequence MSSLQSRHKSLPAETAEPGYPPKRAVVAWIFFDWATQPFFTLITTFVFAPYFAARLASDPVSGQALWGYATGVAGLAIALTSPFLGAVADTTGPKKPWIVLFGLLLAIGSAALWWAAPGVPGAVALALVAFAIATIGAEFATVFNNSMMPHLVPPERIGRLSGAGWATGYVGGLISLALTLALFAASPETGRTLAGLTPLFGLDPATFAGDRLVGPLTALWFVVFVTPMLALTPDVKPSGIPLKVAMRAGFHALGETVRQARSLGDIGRFLLANMIYQDGLVALFAFGGIYAAGVFGWGMIEIGVFGILLTLTGTIGAFIGGRLDDAIGGKRVILGALAILVLCCVGILSLGRDHILFVWPTGPMTPGAGLYAHIPEKVYVALGLAIGLVAGPLQASSRSLLVRLAPPGQAGQFFGLFALSGKVTSFLGPTLVATATYLFNSQAAGLAVLIGFFGLGGLLIAGVRAR is encoded by the coding sequence TTGTCATCACTCCAATCGCGGCATAAGTCGCTTCCCGCCGAGACGGCAGAGCCAGGCTATCCGCCCAAGCGCGCAGTCGTTGCCTGGATCTTCTTTGACTGGGCCACGCAGCCGTTCTTCACCCTGATCACCACCTTCGTGTTCGCGCCCTATTTTGCCGCACGCCTCGCGTCCGATCCGGTGAGTGGACAGGCCCTCTGGGGCTACGCGACGGGCGTTGCAGGGCTCGCGATCGCCTTGACCTCCCCGTTTCTCGGCGCGGTCGCTGACACGACAGGTCCCAAGAAGCCCTGGATCGTGCTCTTTGGCCTGCTGCTCGCCATCGGCTCTGCCGCCTTGTGGTGGGCGGCGCCGGGAGTACCGGGGGCGGTCGCCCTGGCGCTGGTCGCCTTCGCCATTGCGACCATCGGCGCTGAGTTTGCGACCGTCTTCAACAATTCCATGATGCCGCATCTTGTACCGCCGGAACGCATCGGCCGCCTGTCCGGCGCCGGCTGGGCGACGGGCTATGTGGGTGGATTGATATCACTGGCCCTGACGCTCGCCCTCTTCGCGGCGTCGCCGGAGACCGGCCGCACGCTGGCCGGGCTGACGCCGCTCTTCGGGCTCGACCCCGCGACTTTCGCCGGTGACCGCCTGGTCGGTCCCCTGACAGCCCTGTGGTTTGTCGTCTTCGTGACGCCGATGCTGGCCTTGACGCCAGATGTGAAGCCCAGCGGCATTCCGCTCAAAGTCGCCATGCGCGCAGGCTTCCATGCCTTGGGGGAGACCGTGCGCCAGGCAAGGAGCCTCGGGGACATCGGCCGGTTCCTCCTCGCAAACATGATCTACCAGGACGGTCTCGTGGCGCTCTTTGCCTTCGGAGGCATTTACGCCGCCGGCGTCTTCGGGTGGGGCATGATCGAAATCGGCGTCTTCGGCATTCTGCTTACCCTGACGGGGACGATCGGCGCCTTCATAGGCGGGCGCCTCGACGATGCCATCGGGGGCAAGCGGGTCATCCTCGGGGCGCTGGCGATCCTCGTCCTCTGCTGCGTCGGAATCCTCTCCCTCGGCCGTGACCATATCCTCTTCGTCTGGCCGACCGGTCCCATGACGCCGGGGGCGGGGCTCTACGCCCATATCCCCGAAAAGGTCTATGTCGCGCTTGGCCTTGCCATCGGGCTCGTCGCGGGACCCCTACAAGCCTCCTCCCGCAGCCTGCTCGTTCGTCTCGCGCCGCCAGGGCAGGCCGGACAGTTCTTCGGCCTCTTCGCCCTGTCGGGCAAGGTGACGTCGTTTCTGGGGCCGACCCTCGTCGCCACGGCCACCTATCTCTTCAACAGCCAGGCCGCGGGCCTTGCCGTTCTCATCGGCTTTTTTGGTCTTGGCGGATTGCTGATTGCTGGCGTGCGTGCGCGGTAA
- a CDS encoding GNAT family N-acetyltransferase has translation MLDNAIKTQRALLRPIVAGDAKALHAALSWAVVRQLSQVSWPLPLRDVEDFARKAEEQTRAGISFHHAVVVDGVPAGVMSIRPQHGAMNLGYWLAEAHWGKGLATEAAAAYVSGFFAGSSDVHLTSGAFSDNEASLRVQEKLGFVVVGEGLVESRALGQHRPHSDTMLGRIRWRESAMAA, from the coding sequence ATGCTGGACAACGCGATCAAGACTCAACGCGCTCTTCTCCGCCCCATCGTCGCCGGGGATGCAAAAGCGCTGCATGCGGCTTTGTCATGGGCCGTGGTACGCCAGCTCAGCCAAGTCTCGTGGCCTCTGCCACTCCGGGACGTCGAGGATTTCGCTCGCAAGGCTGAAGAACAGACACGTGCCGGGATTAGCTTTCATCATGCAGTCGTCGTCGATGGAGTGCCCGCAGGCGTGATGTCGATCAGACCACAACACGGCGCGATGAATCTGGGTTACTGGCTCGCAGAGGCCCACTGGGGCAAGGGCTTGGCAACAGAAGCCGCCGCGGCTTACGTTTCCGGCTTCTTCGCCGGCTCCTCGGATGTGCATCTCACGTCCGGGGCGTTCAGTGACAACGAGGCATCGCTGCGCGTCCAGGAAAAGCTCGGCTTCGTGGTGGTGGGTGAAGGTCTCGTCGAATCACGGGCCTTAGGACAACATCGGCCCCATTCCGACACGATGCTTGGTCGGATACGCTGGCGTGAAAGCGCGATGGCGGCGTGA
- the rpmA gene encoding 50S ribosomal protein L27: MAHKKAGGSSRNGRDSDGRRLGVKKFGGESVVSGNILIRQRGTKVHAGANVGMGKDHTLFALCAGRVDFTKRAGRAFVSVVPAQQAAE, encoded by the coding sequence ATGGCTCACAAAAAGGCAGGCGGCTCGTCGCGCAACGGTCGTGACTCGGACGGCCGGCGTCTCGGCGTGAAGAAGTTCGGCGGCGAAAGCGTCGTTTCCGGCAACATCCTTATCCGTCAACGCGGCACCAAGGTGCACGCGGGCGCCAACGTCGGCATGGGCAAAGACCACACGCTCTTCGCGCTTTGCGCAGGCCGCGTCGACTTCACGAAACGTGCCGGACGAGCATTTGTATCGGTTGTACCCGCCCAACAGGCGGCAGAGTAA
- a CDS encoding NAD-glutamate dehydrogenase codes for MPSAKPDRVKPHNHERADASGTSPETPDQQGIRSYEEVSGGEADRQKVHLIASVETVLRQRVPTVPPGFVAKLFGATATEDLERYAVDEIAALTADAFAHLAEPRRRGHPPAVKLIDRDINGDGQQRQITLLEVVNDNMAFLLDSTLAALIAQGFEAELALVAHPIIAVERDTDGRLTRIIPDAEADRSVARESLIHIHLDRIDDEAVRTALVGELARTYAEVRQATDDWSAMRDRLRGATDVVRSSPASMPAEAVEEAGDFLSWLADGNFTILGIREYSFSGGDTSADPVEGSGLGILRDPSVRILRRGREMVVMTPEMRAFLAEPVPLIVTKANVKSRVHRRAYLDYIGVKLFSMDGRLDGELRIVGLFTADAYTGTTRDVPYLRHKVAQVIARAGFDPASYSGRALLYVLEDYPRDELFQVDVETLYRYCLEILKLTERPRVRVLARRDAFDRFVSVLVYIPKDRYDTEVRRRVGEFLARTFDGHVSAAYPAYPEGPLSRTHFIIGHHEGKIPAIGQEALEAGVRAIVRTWRDALGELLEAAIGGRRGRVLAERYGDAFGAAYREFYSGEAVLTDINILEQLSVERPWAVDIYRRQGEDDTSANLKVFSRGRPMPLSERVPLLENLGFRVVNERTHRIFPAGVNDDARVWLHDMRLERAAGGVIDVDALQPAIEAALMALFRDLAESDGFNALVLEAGLGWRDVSLLRSLAIYLRQIGVHFSIGYLAGAVTRHATIATEIVALFYARFDPRLDEATRSARQAEIHTRVEALLQGVASLDDDRILRRFVNLVDAAIRTNFFQVDKDGNPRRTIAIKYACARVDGLPMPKPLYEIFVHSPRVDGVHMRFGKVARGGLRWSDRAQDFRTEVLGLVKAQQVKNAVIVPVGAKGGFLPKRLPAPGDRQAFMAEGAEAYRIFVSSMLDITDNREGEAIVHPPLTVRYDDDDPYLVVAADKGTATFSDLANSISADHGFWLGDAFASGGSHGYDHKKMGITARGGWEAVKRHFRELDIDIQTTPVTVAGVGDMSGDVFGNGMLLSEKLKLVAAFDHRDIFLDPHPDPAVSYAERQRLFALPRSSWQDYDTTLISTGGGVFSRAAKSIPLSPAVQAAIGLEQDHASPQEVITAILKAPVDLLWFGGIGTYIRASEETDADAGDRNNDAIRITGRSVRAKVIGEGANLGMTQRGRIEAAEAGVRLNTDAIDNSAGVNSSDVEVNIKIALAPPVKEGRLDEAGRDSLLVEMTDEVARLVLTNNYLQTLAISLAERRGTEELGFARRLMRVLEAEGRLDRAVEFLPDDATLAQRQQRGENLTRPEIAVILAYAKLALYDAILESPVPDDPYLAGELMRYMPKPLRERFPDAVTAHRLRREIIATQLANAIINRGGPTIVTRLADETGADAPTIAAAYAAVRDAYGLIELNAGIDALDERIGHSADDINAAMQLDLYAGLQDLLIDGLSWFIRNADFHAEGIQKIVARYRRGIATVEAALPLALSADAREGLEARSVSLEEAGIPAPLARRLAALSELGAAPDIVRISQASDRGADEVAAIHFAVESSFRLRELAAAARELSVTDYYDRLALGRALGGIASAHRRLTSAIVATGAPARDAAAAREAVHRWATARGGEVERIRSTVESIAASGLTLSRLTVAAGLIGDLVKP; via the coding sequence ATGCCGTCGGCGAAGCCGGACCGAGTGAAGCCCCATAATCACGAGAGAGCCGATGCTTCGGGAACGTCTCCAGAGACGCCTGATCAGCAAGGAATTCGTTCTTATGAAGAGGTCTCCGGCGGTGAGGCGGACAGGCAGAAGGTCCATCTGATCGCCTCGGTCGAAACGGTGCTGCGCCAGCGGGTGCCGACGGTTCCGCCGGGTTTCGTGGCCAAGCTCTTCGGTGCGACGGCGACCGAGGATCTCGAGCGTTACGCGGTTGACGAGATCGCCGCCCTCACGGCCGACGCCTTCGCCCATCTCGCAGAGCCGAGGCGCCGTGGCCATCCTCCGGCTGTCAAGCTCATCGATCGCGACATCAATGGAGACGGTCAGCAACGCCAGATCACGCTGCTCGAAGTTGTCAACGACAACATGGCGTTTCTGCTCGATTCCACCCTTGCGGCTCTGATCGCCCAGGGCTTCGAGGCCGAGCTGGCGCTGGTGGCGCACCCCATCATCGCCGTGGAGCGCGACACCGATGGCCGCCTTACCAGGATCATTCCTGACGCGGAGGCCGATAGGTCCGTTGCGCGCGAGAGCCTCATTCACATTCATCTGGATCGCATCGATGATGAGGCCGTGCGCACAGCCCTCGTCGGGGAATTGGCGCGGACCTATGCGGAGGTGCGGCAGGCGACCGATGACTGGAGCGCGATGCGCGACCGGCTCCGTGGAGCCACCGATGTGGTCAGATCTTCCCCGGCGAGCATGCCGGCGGAGGCGGTGGAGGAGGCCGGCGATTTCCTCTCATGGCTGGCCGATGGGAATTTCACCATCCTCGGCATCCGTGAATACAGCTTCTCAGGAGGCGATACGAGCGCCGATCCCGTGGAGGGATCGGGTCTTGGAATCCTGCGCGACCCTTCCGTCCGGATCCTGCGTCGGGGCCGGGAAATGGTCGTCATGACGCCGGAAATGCGGGCCTTCCTCGCTGAGCCCGTGCCGTTGATCGTGACCAAGGCCAATGTCAAATCGCGCGTCCATCGCCGGGCTTACCTCGATTATATCGGCGTGAAACTGTTCTCGATGGATGGCAGGCTCGACGGCGAGTTGCGCATTGTCGGCCTCTTTACCGCCGATGCCTACACGGGCACGACGCGGGACGTCCCCTATCTCCGCCACAAGGTGGCTCAGGTCATCGCCCGTGCCGGTTTCGATCCGGCAAGCTACTCCGGCCGCGCGTTGCTGTACGTGCTCGAGGACTATCCGCGTGACGAGCTGTTTCAGGTGGATGTCGAGACACTCTATCGCTACTGCCTGGAAATCCTGAAGCTGACGGAACGGCCGCGCGTGCGCGTGCTCGCTCGCCGCGACGCCTTCGACCGCTTCGTGTCCGTACTCGTCTATATCCCGAAGGATCGCTACGATACCGAGGTGCGTCGGCGGGTCGGGGAATTTCTGGCGCGGACCTTCGACGGTCATGTCTCCGCCGCCTACCCGGCCTATCCCGAAGGACCCTTGTCCCGCACGCATTTCATCATCGGCCATCATGAGGGCAAGATCCCGGCAATCGGGCAGGAAGCCCTGGAAGCGGGCGTTCGTGCCATTGTCCGGACCTGGCGAGACGCGCTCGGCGAATTGCTGGAAGCCGCGATCGGAGGCCGACGCGGTCGTGTGCTCGCAGAGCGCTATGGCGACGCCTTCGGGGCGGCCTATCGGGAATTTTACAGCGGCGAAGCCGTCCTTACGGATATCAATATCCTGGAGCAGCTGAGCGTCGAGCGGCCTTGGGCGGTGGATATCTACCGCCGCCAGGGCGAGGACGACACCAGCGCCAATCTTAAGGTGTTCTCGCGCGGTCGCCCGATGCCGTTGTCCGAGCGGGTGCCTTTGCTGGAGAATCTCGGTTTTCGCGTCGTGAACGAGCGCACCCACCGCATCTTCCCCGCCGGGGTGAATGATGATGCGCGGGTCTGGCTGCACGACATGCGGCTGGAGCGCGCTGCGGGCGGGGTTATCGATGTCGACGCGCTGCAGCCCGCCATTGAAGCCGCCTTGATGGCGCTTTTCCGGGATTTGGCGGAATCGGACGGCTTCAACGCGCTCGTGCTGGAGGCTGGGCTCGGCTGGCGCGACGTTTCCCTCCTGCGTTCGCTCGCCATCTATCTGCGTCAGATCGGCGTGCATTTCAGCATCGGCTATCTTGCGGGTGCCGTCACACGCCACGCCACCATCGCCACGGAGATCGTGGCGCTCTTTTATGCCCGCTTCGATCCGCGCTTGGACGAGGCGACGCGATCGGCCCGCCAGGCTGAAATCCATACGCGTGTGGAGGCACTGCTCCAGGGAGTGGCCAGCCTCGACGACGACCGCATTCTGCGGCGTTTCGTCAACCTGGTCGACGCAGCCATCCGCACAAACTTCTTCCAGGTGGATAAGGACGGTAATCCGCGCCGCACCATTGCTATCAAATATGCCTGCGCCAGGGTCGACGGCTTGCCGATGCCGAAGCCTTTGTATGAGATCTTCGTGCATTCGCCACGTGTCGACGGTGTCCATATGCGCTTTGGCAAGGTGGCGCGTGGCGGATTGCGCTGGTCGGACCGCGCGCAGGATTTCCGCACTGAGGTGCTCGGTCTCGTCAAGGCACAGCAGGTCAAGAACGCCGTCATCGTGCCTGTTGGCGCGAAAGGCGGATTTCTTCCCAAGCGCCTGCCGGCTCCGGGCGACCGGCAAGCCTTCATGGCCGAGGGCGCCGAGGCCTACCGCATTTTCGTGTCGTCGATGCTCGATATCACCGACAATCGCGAAGGCGAGGCCATCGTCCATCCGCCGCTGACCGTGCGCTATGACGACGACGATCCCTATCTCGTCGTCGCCGCTGACAAGGGCACCGCCACCTTCTCGGATCTTGCCAACAGCATTTCGGCCGATCATGGCTTCTGGCTCGGCGATGCCTTCGCATCCGGTGGCAGCCACGGTTACGACCACAAGAAGATGGGCATCACTGCCCGCGGCGGCTGGGAAGCGGTGAAGCGGCATTTCCGCGAACTCGACATCGATATTCAGACGACGCCTGTGACGGTGGCGGGCGTCGGAGACATGTCGGGCGACGTGTTCGGCAACGGTATGCTGCTGTCGGAAAAACTGAAGCTCGTGGCCGCCTTCGACCATCGCGACATTTTCCTTGATCCGCACCCCGATCCTGCCGTGAGCTACGCGGAACGGCAGCGGCTGTTCGCTTTGCCGCGATCGAGCTGGCAGGACTACGACACCACGTTGATTTCGACAGGCGGCGGGGTCTTCTCGCGCGCTGCCAAATCCATTCCACTCTCGCCGGCTGTTCAGGCTGCCATCGGCCTTGAGCAAGATCACGCCTCACCCCAGGAGGTCATCACCGCTATCCTCAAGGCGCCGGTCGATCTCCTGTGGTTCGGCGGCATCGGCACCTATATCCGTGCCAGCGAGGAGACCGATGCCGATGCCGGCGATCGCAACAATGACGCCATACGTATTACCGGTCGGTCTGTCCGAGCCAAAGTGATCGGCGAGGGTGCCAACCTTGGGATGACTCAGCGCGGGCGTATCGAGGCGGCAGAGGCGGGTGTTCGTCTCAACACTGACGCAATCGACAATTCGGCCGGCGTCAACTCCTCGGACGTCGAGGTGAATATCAAGATTGCGCTGGCGCCGCCGGTGAAGGAGGGACGCCTCGATGAAGCCGGCCGCGACAGCCTGCTCGTTGAGATGACCGACGAGGTCGCACGGCTCGTTCTGACGAACAACTATCTGCAGACCTTGGCTATTTCTCTCGCCGAGCGGCGGGGGACAGAGGAACTCGGCTTTGCGCGCCGGCTCATGCGGGTGTTGGAGGCGGAAGGGCGTCTCGACCGCGCCGTAGAGTTCTTGCCGGACGACGCGACGCTTGCGCAGCGCCAGCAGCGCGGTGAGAACCTGACGCGTCCTGAGATCGCCGTCATCCTCGCCTATGCCAAGCTCGCGCTCTACGACGCGATTCTCGAAAGCCCGGTGCCGGATGACCCGTATCTTGCGGGCGAACTGATGCGGTATATGCCAAAGCCCTTGCGGGAGCGATTCCCGGACGCGGTGACGGCGCATCGCCTGCGACGGGAGATCATTGCGACGCAGCTTGCCAATGCCATCATCAATCGAGGCGGGCCGACGATCGTCACGCGCCTCGCGGATGAGACAGGGGCGGATGCGCCGACAATCGCTGCGGCCTATGCGGCGGTGCGAGACGCCTACGGGCTCATCGAGCTGAATGCCGGTATCGACGCGCTGGACGAGCGCATCGGCCATTCCGCTGACGACATCAACGCGGCCATGCAGCTCGATCTCTATGCGGGTCTGCAGGACCTCCTGATCGATGGGCTCTCCTGGTTCATCCGCAACGCGGATTTCCATGCCGAGGGCATCCAGAAGATCGTCGCGCGCTACCGCCGCGGCATCGCGACTGTCGAGGCAGCGCTTCCACTCGCTCTGTCAGCGGATGCCCGCGAGGGGCTCGAAGCGCGCAGCGTGAGCCTCGAGGAGGCGGGGATTCCCGCGCCCCTGGCACGGCGTCTCGCGGCCTTGTCCGAACTGGGAGCCGCACCGGACATCGTGCGTATTTCCCAAGCGAGTGACCGCGGCGCCGACGAGGTCGCCGCCATCCACTTCGCGGTGGAGAGCAGCTTCCGCCTCCGTGAGCTCGCCGCGGCCGCGCGGGAGTTGTCGGTGACGGACTACTACGACCGGCTGGCGCTCGGCCGCGCGCTGGGCGGCATCGCCAGTGCGCACCGCCGCCTGACCTCAGCCATAGTCGCGACAGGCGCCCCCGCGCGGGACGCTGCGGCGGCCCGCGAGGCCGTCCACCGCTGGGCGACAGCCCGGGGCGGGGAGGTGGAGCGCATCCGCTCGACCGTGGAAAGCATTGCGGCGTCGGGGCTCACTCTGTCACGTCTCACGGTCGCGGCCGGCCTCATAGGGGATCTCGTGAAGCCATGA
- a CDS encoding M10 family metallopeptidase, with protein MSIASNIPTGNRSIDGLIHEYRWGSKIITYSFPSSLSEYGDTYPVDYIENFRELDKGIKEKTREFFREIEKIIDIRFYEYEANPGRAIIRIAQCRVENPCAYLPTSHHCAGDVWFPVTDDYREPDEGSFEHHAIRHEIGHALGLKHPHNLGPFGRVPQEHDSSRFTVMSYNNYRDHPSLGCSRDEHPQSFMPLDVLALQTLYGQPGRSPTSGTDNSYSWDPAMGHSFRDGYYRHKASGNYVFETIVDDGGWDTFDFSNFNQDLNIDLRPGTASHIVPRPLKYGEASEQIVVCTPMSSSNDSRFLIEATIGGGGNDTIMGNDCANHLRGGAGNDRISGYDGDDCLEGNEGDDVLWGGRGKDFLAGGTGRNLFFIAPGDGHDVIQDFKRGSGNVIDLRRFGLRAPEDVEMLDTSAFGGSVTLHLVASDGGGEAELTLIGMTAQEVRSDSTILLF; from the coding sequence ATGAGTATAGCGAGTAATATTCCGACAGGCAACCGCTCGATTGATGGACTTATTCATGAATATAGATGGGGCTCAAAAATTATAACTTACAGTTTTCCAAGCTCACTATCGGAGTATGGAGATACTTATCCCGTTGATTACATTGAAAATTTTCGTGAGCTAGATAAGGGAATCAAAGAAAAAACGCGTGAATTTTTTCGTGAAATAGAGAAGATAATCGACATCAGATTTTATGAGTACGAAGCGAATCCGGGTCGGGCTATCATTCGTATCGCCCAGTGTCGCGTGGAAAATCCTTGCGCCTATTTGCCAACTTCCCACCATTGCGCTGGCGACGTCTGGTTCCCGGTTACGGATGACTATCGCGAGCCTGATGAGGGAAGCTTCGAGCACCACGCCATACGTCACGAAATTGGCCATGCCTTGGGGCTCAAGCATCCCCATAACCTAGGCCCCTTCGGGCGTGTTCCGCAGGAACACGACAGTAGTCGTTTCACGGTCATGAGCTATAATAACTACCGCGATCACCCTAGTTTGGGCTGCAGCCGAGACGAGCATCCTCAAAGCTTCATGCCGCTGGATGTGTTGGCCCTTCAAACGCTTTATGGCCAACCCGGTCGCTCCCCGACGTCCGGTACCGATAATTCCTATTCCTGGGATCCGGCGATGGGACACAGTTTCCGCGATGGCTACTATCGTCATAAAGCATCCGGCAACTACGTCTTCGAGACAATCGTGGATGATGGGGGGTGGGATACTTTCGACTTTTCGAACTTTAATCAGGATTTAAACATCGATCTTCGCCCAGGCACTGCGAGCCACATCGTGCCGCGCCCTTTGAAGTACGGAGAGGCGTCCGAGCAGATAGTCGTCTGCACACCGATGTCGTCCTCAAACGACTCTCGTTTCCTTATCGAGGCCACAATCGGAGGGGGCGGGAATGACACGATAATGGGTAATGACTGCGCCAATCACCTTCGCGGCGGGGCGGGCAATGATCGCATCAGTGGGTATGACGGAGATGATTGCCTTGAAGGGAATGAGGGAGATGACGTGCTTTGGGGCGGTCGGGGGAAGGATTTTCTCGCAGGGGGGACGGGAAGGAACCTCTTTTTCATTGCACCGGGCGATGGACATGACGTGATCCAAGATTTCAAGCGCGGGTCGGGCAATGTCATCGACCTCAGGCGCTTCGGACTGCGAGCGCCAGAGGATGTCGAGATGCTGGACACCTCCGCCTTTGGCGGCTCGGTGACGCTGCACCTTGTCGCTTCCGATGGAGGAGGAGAAGCTGAGCTCACCCTGATCGGCATGACCGCGCAGGAGGTCCGATCCGATTCCACAATCCTGCTGTTCTAA
- a CDS encoding GNAT family protein, with product MTISPSSFFAVVANTSTRPFGTERTMFTCGIIEDAFVIETERLALRSPRLADAAAIACLAGDKAVAEMTAQIPHPYPPGLAEQFVSMARAGNAAGQHLVLVAAFRHTPDEIIGAFGVAPDREASLPSVGYWLGTPFWGLGLATEALRGLIDTLFARSDSRGLSAAVRVVNPASRHVLEKCGFHHDGAGFRDFPARGGRLPVDLFTLERGIWASLKRWGPAVVVEGVRNDTALTAPLG from the coding sequence ATGACCATCTCCCCTTCGTCGTTTTTCGCCGTCGTTGCCAACACGAGCACACGGCCCTTTGGAACGGAGCGAACGATGTTCACCTGCGGCATCATCGAAGACGCCTTCGTCATCGAGACGGAACGGCTTGCCCTGCGCTCGCCGCGCCTCGCCGACGCAGCCGCCATCGCATGCTTGGCCGGTGATAAAGCCGTAGCAGAGATGACGGCTCAAATTCCGCATCCATATCCACCAGGGCTCGCAGAACAATTCGTCAGCATGGCGCGCGCGGGCAACGCGGCCGGGCAACATCTCGTGCTGGTCGCAGCCTTTAGGCACACGCCCGATGAGATCATCGGCGCGTTCGGCGTCGCGCCAGACCGGGAAGCATCATTGCCATCGGTGGGTTATTGGCTGGGTACCCCGTTCTGGGGCTTGGGGCTGGCGACGGAAGCGCTGCGCGGCCTCATCGATACTCTGTTCGCCCGCAGCGACAGCCGGGGACTTTCAGCAGCCGTCCGCGTGGTCAATCCGGCCTCCCGCCACGTGTTGGAGAAGTGCGGGTTCCATCACGACGGTGCGGGTTTCAGGGACTTTCCAGCCCGTGGCGGACGGCTTCCCGTCGATCTTTTCACGCTTGAGCGCGGCATCTGGGCGAGCCTCAAGCGGTGGGGACCGGCGGTCGTGGTTGAAGGCGTGCGGAACGACACAGCCCTAACGGCACCACTGGGATAA
- the bluB gene encoding 5,6-dimethylbenzimidazole synthase codes for MTTRPCPPVDPPEFGPAFRKQLEELLAWRRDVRRFTGAPMPEGMLRHLIDLAVLAPSVGNSQPWRFVEVVTPARRNAIIAEFERCNADALKSYTGDRALSYATLKLAGLRDAPAHLAVFNEDKPEAGYGLGRRTMPETLHYSTLMAIHTLWLAASAEGLGMGWVSILDPERVKAALDVPPTWSFIAYLCIGEPCEEHLDPELVRHGWQETLPIEAVLHSR; via the coding sequence ATGACAACGCGACCATGCCCGCCCGTCGATCCGCCGGAATTCGGCCCGGCCTTTCGCAAACAGCTGGAGGAGCTTCTGGCATGGCGGCGCGATGTGCGCCGCTTCACCGGCGCGCCCATGCCGGAGGGCATGCTGCGACATCTCATCGATCTCGCGGTGCTCGCCCCCTCGGTCGGCAACAGTCAGCCGTGGCGCTTCGTCGAGGTCGTCACGCCAGCGCGGCGGAATGCCATCATTGCCGAATTCGAGCGCTGCAATGCCGACGCCCTGAAGAGTTACACGGGCGATCGTGCCTTATCCTATGCCACGCTGAAACTTGCCGGCCTGCGAGATGCGCCGGCGCATCTCGCTGTCTTCAATGAAGACAAGCCGGAGGCAGGATATGGCCTCGGCAGGCGAACCATGCCGGAGACGCTGCATTATTCCACCCTGATGGCGATCCATACGCTGTGGCTCGCAGCCAGCGCCGAGGGGCTTGGCATGGGCTGGGTTTCCATCCTCGATCCAGAACGCGTCAAGGCGGCCCTTGACGTGCCGCCCACATGGTCGTTTATCGCCTATCTATGCATCGGCGAGCCGTGTGAAGAACATCTCGATCCGGAGCTCGTCCGCCACGGCTGGCAGGAGACCTTGCCGATCGAAGCCGTTCTTCACAGCCGTTGA
- the obgE gene encoding GTPase ObgE — protein sequence MKFLDQAKVYVRSGDGGAGCVSFRREKFIEFGGPNGGDGGRGGDVVVECTDGLNTLIDYRYQQHFKARPGMHGMGKNRNGPRGDDVVLKVPQGTEIYTEDGETLLADMTEVGQRVVLARGGNGGFGNAYFKSSTNQAPRHANPGQTGTEMWIWLRLKLIADAGLVGLPNAGKSTFLAAVSAAKPKIADYPFTTLHPGLGVVGVDGREFVLADIPGLIEGAHEGHGLGDRFLGHVERCRVLLHLVDGTGEHAGKAYKTVRAELEAYGHGLSEKPEIVVLTKADSLDDQTRKDQVARLKRASKRTPYVISAASGAGVRDVLRAVMATLDGVAAAEAESDDAPWQP from the coding sequence ATGAAGTTTCTCGATCAGGCCAAGGTCTATGTCCGTTCCGGTGATGGCGGCGCGGGATGCGTTTCCTTCCGCCGTGAAAAATTCATCGAATTCGGCGGCCCGAACGGCGGTGACGGCGGCCGCGGGGGCGATGTCGTCGTGGAGTGCACAGACGGGCTCAACACGCTGATCGACTATCGCTATCAGCAGCATTTCAAAGCGCGGCCCGGCATGCATGGCATGGGCAAGAACCGCAACGGTCCGCGCGGTGATGATGTGGTGCTCAAGGTTCCCCAGGGCACTGAAATCTATACGGAGGATGGCGAGACCCTGCTCGCCGACATGACCGAGGTGGGCCAGCGCGTCGTTCTGGCGCGCGGCGGCAATGGCGGCTTCGGCAACGCCTATTTCAAGTCATCCACCAACCAGGCGCCGCGCCATGCCAACCCCGGCCAGACCGGCACGGAGATGTGGATCTGGCTTCGGCTGAAGCTTATCGCCGATGCGGGCCTTGTCGGCCTGCCCAATGCGGGCAAATCGACATTTCTTGCGGCGGTGAGCGCCGCAAAGCCCAAGATCGCGGACTACCCCTTCACAACGCTGCATCCTGGCCTTGGCGTGGTCGGCGTGGATGGTCGGGAATTCGTGCTGGCCGACATTCCGGGCCTCATCGAGGGCGCCCACGAGGGGCATGGTCTTGGCGATCGCTTTCTCGGCCATGTCGAGCGCTGCCGGGTGCTGCTCCATCTCGTCGACGGCACGGGCGAGCACGCCGGCAAGGCCTACAAGACCGTGCGCGCGGAACTTGAGGCCTATGGCCACGGATTGAGCGAAAAGCCCGAGATTGTGGTGCTGACAAAGGCCGATTCGCTCGATGACCAGACGCGCAAAGATCAGGTTGCGCGCCTGAAGCGGGCTTCCAAGCGTACCCCTTATGTGATTTCAGCGGCTTCCGGCGCTGGCGTGCGCGACGTGCTGCGCGCAGTCATGGCAACGCTCGACGGGGTCGCCGCCGCGGAAGCCGAATCCGACGACGCACCCTGGCAACCGTGA